In the genome of Paramisgurnus dabryanus chromosome 18, PD_genome_1.1, whole genome shotgun sequence, one region contains:
- the endou2 gene encoding uridylate-specific endoribonuclease B — MIEGDGELSAMVQELWDNDVNRLRPGIDYRISLQGKAGDLKGFGDDNDATGSPLFTFVDENIFKKETFLAFISLLDNYISNTGEPEIVTPEEEIENHKFLDSVIKTPTMKIAHRYLVEKHLSPENTTDFKQQLYRIWFELYARKGSSKPDSSGFEHVFVGETRGGHTVIGFHNWIQLYLQEKLGHIDYKGYSVKANSPQPDDSKHILALQFSWRNGIKPKGSIFIGVSPEFEFALYTLCFLTSPNERVKVSFNIYEVEIVCHHYNQKHIGTTYPVLLRYLNV, encoded by the exons ATGATTGAAGGTGATGGAGAACTGTCAGCAATGGTTCAGGAACTCTGGGACAATGACGTCAATCGACTGAGACCTGGGATTGATTATCGTATTTCTCTGCAG GGAAAAGCGGGTGATCTGAAGGGCTTCGGTGATGACAATGATGCAACTGGCTCGCCTTTGTTTACATTTGTTGatgaaaacattttcaaaaaggAGACTTTCTTAG CCTTCATATCACTCCTGGACAACTATATAAGTAATACTGGTGAACCAGAGATTGTCACACCAGAGGAAGAAATAGAGAATCACAAGTTTCTGGATTCAGTTATAAAGACCCCAACAATGAAG ATTGCCCATAGATATCTAGTGGAGAAGCATCTTTCTCCAGAGAACACTACAGACTTTAAACAACAGCTGTATCGCATCTGGTTTGAGCTGTATGCTAGGAAAGGATCCAGTAA ACCAGACTCATCTGGTTTCGAGCATGTCTTCGTAGGCGAGACCAGAGGCGGTCATACTGTAATTGGCTTCCATAACTGGATTCAGTTGTACTTGCAAGAGAAACTTGGACACATTGACTACAAAGGATATAGTGTGAAGGCAAACTCCCCCCAG CCGGATGACAGCAAGCACATTTTGGCGCTCCAGTTCAGCTGGAGGAACGGAATTAAACCCAAAGGGAGCATTTTTATTGGTGTGAGCCCTGAGTTTGAGTTCGCCTTGTACACTCTGTGTTTCCTCACATCCCCGAATGAGCGTGTGAAGGTCTCCTTCAACATCTATGAGGTGGAGATTGTCTGTCATCACTACAACCAGAAGCACATAGGCACCACCTATCCTGTCCTTCTGAGATACCTTAACGTATAA